One part of the [Synechococcus] sp. NIES-970 genome encodes these proteins:
- a CDS encoding TPR domain containing protein, producing the protein MASNITEKYYRPRLWIYGLSGLLFILAGGLLLMPRFDRWLVARQTAAAAQTQAQETVDPTIALLEKDQQSYEIWLEKEPTNERALRGLLDTSLKLDDLTAAATALEGLAQVHSENADYLVLLGQVKQEAKDYEGAAATYRKILLTDPTHINALQGMVDLLLVQNRPEGAIELLQTTLREMGQLTEEETIEIDPQKVTSIQLMLGQIYAAQKRFGEAIAIYDQAASVNKTDFRPILAKAIVLKNQGNEAAAKPFFLNAIALAPATYKDQIKDMAVLSEADLKTLETLSPVETEATPETAPPE; encoded by the coding sequence ATGGCGAGCAACATCACCGAAAAGTATTACCGACCCCGCCTTTGGATTTACGGCCTTTCGGGGCTGCTGTTTATCTTGGCAGGGGGATTATTGCTCATGCCCCGCTTTGACCGCTGGCTTGTGGCGCGGCAAACAGCGGCGGCAGCCCAGACCCAAGCCCAAGAAACCGTTGATCCGACGATCGCCCTATTGGAAAAAGACCAGCAGAGCTATGAAATTTGGCTAGAAAAAGAACCGACCAACGAGCGAGCGTTGAGAGGGCTACTGGACACGAGTCTCAAGTTAGATGATCTCACCGCAGCGGCAACGGCCCTTGAGGGATTGGCCCAAGTACATAGCGAAAACGCTGACTATCTGGTGCTACTGGGTCAAGTGAAACAGGAAGCAAAAGATTATGAAGGGGCAGCGGCCACCTACAGAAAAATTCTCCTCACAGATCCGACTCATATCAATGCGCTCCAGGGCATGGTGGATCTACTGCTGGTACAAAATCGTCCAGAGGGAGCAATTGAGTTGCTGCAAACCACCCTCCGGGAGATGGGCCAACTGACCGAGGAAGAAACCATTGAAATTGATCCCCAAAAGGTGACTTCGATTCAACTGATGCTTGGCCAGATCTATGCTGCCCAAAAACGCTTCGGGGAGGCGATCGCCATCTATGACCAGGCGGCCTCGGTGAACAAAACAGACTTTCGGCCTATTTTGGCCAAGGCAATTGTCCTAAAAAATCAGGGTAACGAAGCGGCGGCCAAGCCGTTTTTTCTCAATGCGATCGCCTTAGCTCCCGCCACTTATAAAGATCAAATCAAAGATATGGCTGTTCTGAGTGAAGCAGATCTTAAAACCCTAGAAACATTGTCCCCCGTGGAAACGGAAGCGACTCCCGAAACAGCACCTCCAGAATAA
- the ligA gene encoding DNA ligase, NAD-dependent, whose translation MSDAIETRLTQLRSQLQKAAYAYYVLDAPFMEDAVYDQLYRELADLEAQYPQLITPDSPTQRVGDKPASQFTSVKHNIPLYSLENAFDFGELSQWEQKWQRALEGEVPHHSDYVCELKIDGSAIALTYENGLLVRGVTRGDGVTGEDITANIRTIRTIPLRLNLKNPPPIVEVRGEAFLPLDTFEKINQEREKAGENLFANPRNAAAGTLRQLDARIVADRKLDFFAYTLHLPETEVQAQPMTQWKALELLQKMGFRVNPNRELCSDLQAVKTYFEKWDDGRKKLSYLTDGVVVKLNDFALQQALGFTQKFPRWAIALKYAAEEAPTVVKEIIVNVGRTGAVTPMAVMEPVQLAGTIVQRATLHNADRIQELDIRVGDTVVIRKAGEIIPEVLRVLPDLRPEKAIAYEFPQHCPECGSALVRPQGEVVARCVNSSCPAILRGSLVHWASRDALDIQGLGEKNVILLIDHGLVHSIADIYDLTVTQIEALPRLGQKSAEKLVEAIASSKNQDYARVLYGLGIRFVGKVNAEILAQNFPTLGQLQNATFAQLQGVYGIGEEIAQSVVDWFRVDGNQQLIAKLQLAGLNFAQTQTVSSQSNSHIAGKTFVITGTLPTLKRTEAADKIKAAGGKVTGSISKNTDYLVAGENAGSKLEKARQLGVQELTESELLDLMG comes from the coding sequence ATGTCTGACGCCATCGAAACCCGCCTGACCCAACTGCGATCGCAACTCCAAAAAGCGGCCTATGCTTACTATGTCCTCGATGCGCCGTTCATGGAAGATGCCGTCTATGACCAGCTTTACCGGGAACTAGCAGATCTAGAAGCGCAATACCCCCAACTGATCACCCCCGACAGCCCCACCCAGCGCGTCGGTGACAAACCGGCTAGCCAATTCACCAGTGTCAAGCACAATATTCCCCTCTACAGTCTGGAGAATGCCTTTGATTTTGGTGAACTAAGCCAATGGGAACAAAAGTGGCAACGGGCCTTAGAGGGTGAGGTTCCCCATCATTCCGATTATGTGTGTGAACTAAAAATTGACGGCTCGGCGATCGCCCTCACCTACGAAAACGGCCTGTTGGTGCGGGGGGTAACCCGGGGTGACGGGGTAACAGGGGAAGATATCACCGCCAATATCCGTACCATTCGCACCATTCCGTTACGGCTAAACCTGAAGAATCCCCCGCCCATTGTGGAGGTGCGCGGGGAGGCATTCTTACCCTTAGATACCTTTGAAAAGATCAACCAAGAGCGGGAAAAAGCAGGCGAAAATTTATTTGCCAACCCCAGAAATGCCGCCGCCGGGACCCTTCGCCAACTGGATGCGCGCATTGTGGCAGACCGTAAACTCGACTTTTTTGCCTATACCCTACATCTGCCTGAAACAGAGGTGCAGGCACAGCCCATGACCCAGTGGAAAGCCCTAGAATTACTGCAAAAAATGGGCTTTCGGGTTAATCCTAACCGGGAACTATGTTCGGATTTACAGGCGGTAAAAACTTACTTTGAGAAATGGGATGATGGGCGAAAAAAGCTCTCTTATCTCACCGATGGCGTAGTGGTGAAGCTGAATGATTTTGCCCTCCAGCAGGCATTGGGTTTTACCCAAAAGTTTCCCCGGTGGGCGATCGCCTTAAAATATGCTGCCGAAGAAGCCCCCACCGTGGTCAAAGAGATCATCGTCAATGTGGGCAGAACTGGCGCGGTGACCCCCATGGCCGTGATGGAACCGGTGCAATTGGCCGGCACCATTGTGCAGCGGGCCACCCTCCACAATGCTGACCGGATCCAAGAACTAGATATCCGCGTCGGGGATACGGTGGTGATCCGGAAGGCGGGGGAAATTATCCCCGAGGTGCTTAGGGTGCTGCCCGATCTGCGCCCCGAAAAGGCGATCGCCTACGAATTTCCCCAGCATTGCCCCGAATGTGGCTCGGCACTAGTGCGCCCCCAGGGAGAAGTGGTTGCCCGCTGTGTGAATAGCTCCTGTCCGGCGATCTTGCGGGGCTCTCTCGTTCATTGGGCCAGCCGTGATGCCCTCGATATTCAGGGTCTAGGCGAAAAAAATGTGATTCTTCTAATTGATCATGGCCTGGTTCATTCCATCGCCGATATTTATGACCTCACCGTGACCCAAATCGAAGCCCTCCCCCGCCTCGGCCAAAAATCGGCGGAAAAATTAGTCGAGGCGATCGCTTCGTCGAAAAATCAAGATTATGCCCGGGTTTTATATGGCTTGGGGATTCGCTTTGTGGGGAAAGTCAACGCCGAAATTTTGGCCCAAAACTTCCCGACTTTAGGGCAGCTCCAGAACGCAACCTTTGCCCAATTGCAAGGGGTTTACGGCATTGGTGAAGAAATTGCCCAATCTGTCGTTGATTGGTTTCGGGTAGATGGGAACCAGCAACTCATCGCTAAGTTGCAATTGGCAGGCTTAAATTTTGCCCAAACCCAAACTGTCAGCAGTCAAAGCAATAGTCATATTGCCGGAAAAACCTTTGTTATCACAGGCACACTCCCGACCCTCAAACGCACCGAGGCCGCCGACAAGATCAAAGCCGCTGGGGGTAAGGTGACGGGTTCGATTAGTAAAAATACTGATTACCTAGTGGCGGGGGAAAACGCCGGTTCGAAGCTAGAAAAAGCTCGGCAATTGGGAGTTCAAGAACTTACAGAATCTGAATTACTTGATCTAATGGGCTAG
- the msrA gene encoding protein-methionine-S-oxide reductase: MFFGLLGKKTQIPTPQEALPGRTQKMPIPSQHFVNGNPIAAPFPAGIELAMFGLGCFWGAERKFWQTPGVYSTAVGYAAGHTPNPTYQEVCSGMTGHNEVVLVAYDPSQVSYETLLKVFWESHNPTQGMRQGNDVGTQYRSGIYTYSDAQKQLAENSRQAYQTALKAQGHGEITTEILTAPEFYYAEEYHQQYLAKNPGGYCGLGGTGVSCPVGLGASL, encoded by the coding sequence ATGTTTTTTGGTTTGCTCGGTAAAAAGACTCAAATACCTACCCCCCAAGAGGCACTGCCTGGCCGCACCCAGAAAATGCCGATCCCTAGCCAACACTTTGTGAACGGTAATCCCATCGCGGCTCCCTTTCCCGCAGGTATCGAGTTAGCAATGTTTGGTTTAGGTTGTTTTTGGGGGGCAGAGCGCAAATTTTGGCAAACACCCGGGGTTTACAGCACCGCAGTGGGCTATGCTGCTGGCCACACGCCGAATCCCACCTACCAAGAAGTCTGTTCGGGGATGACAGGGCACAATGAAGTGGTTTTAGTCGCCTACGATCCGAGCCAAGTGTCCTACGAAACACTGCTAAAAGTCTTCTGGGAAAGCCATAATCCCACCCAAGGGATGCGCCAGGGGAACGATGTGGGAACGCAGTATCGTTCTGGAATTTACACTTATTCTGACGCTCAAAAACAGCTAGCCGAAAACTCACGTCAAGCGTACCAAACTGCTCTCAAAGCCCAAGGCCACGGAGAGATTACGACAGAAATCTTGACAGCACCGGAATTTTATTACGCCGAAGAATACCATCAGCAATACCTTGCGAAAAACCCAGGCGGCTACTGCGGTCTTGGTGGTACAGGGGTGAGCTGTCCAGTGGGTCTGGGGGCCAGCCTCTAA